The genomic window ATGAGCGGGATCGCCTGGCCGGGCGACCGCATGAATGGATGGTTCGTCGAGGACATGACCGGGACGATGTCGCGACCGACGACCGGCCGCTTGAGGATCTGTCGTTTCACCATGCCGGCGGCGTCGGAGCCGAACTGGACCGACGCCTCTTCGGGGGGCGCGAGGGTGAGCTTATCCGCCTTCGTGGCTTCCGCCTTGCGGATGGTTACTCGTTCGCCGATCCCCACGTCGGCGTTCTGACGGGTGAACCCGTCGATGCGGACCGTATCGGTGTTCCAGTCCTGCCGGTCGGCGCGCCACACCTTCGCGGCCGTGGTGTCGGCGCCTTCGATCTCGATGATGTCGCCCGGACTCAGCTTCAGATGCAACAGCGTGTCCGGGTCGAGTCGGGCGATACCACGACCCGAGTCGTTCGGGTACGCCTTCGCAACCTCCAGTTGAACTTCGTTCATGATTCGGGATGGACGGCGATGTCAGTGATTCCGCTTCGTGAGCGGATAGGTTTTTTGCTAGCCTTCGTCGTTGCCTGTGCCACTTGATACCACATCTAACTGGTACGGCAGCGTACATAGATGTACCGGCATCGGTCGGTTTTGGTGGTACCGACACCGCCTGGCGGACCAGCCTACGACCGGGCACTCCGACGGCGGGTTCGCGGCGAGAAGATGCCTTTTTGATCGCTCCTCCCGGCGACCTAGCCATGCAAGTCCTCGCGTTCGACGGCCGCATGGGCGCAAGCGGTGATATGATCCTCGCCGCCTTGCTCGATGCCGGCGCCGACCCCGACGTCCTCGAGGCCGTGACGGACGGCCTCGCCGTGGAGTACGAGATCGACGAGACGGTCAAGTGCGGGATCTCGTCGACGACGGTCGACGTGTTCCTGACCGACGATTCGGCGACGGATCCCAACGGGCACGATGCGGACGAGGCGTCTCACGGTCAGAACGCCGATGAGGCGGACCACGGTCACGACGACGATCATGCCGGCCGCGATCACGACGGGAGCGACCACCACGCACACGAGCACGGCGACGACGGCCACGACCACGCCCACGAGGACGAACGGTCTGACGGAGACGGCGTCCGCGCCGAGGGCCACGGCCCCCACCGGAGCTACCGCGAGGTCCGCGACATCGTCGCGGGGATGGACCTCGAGCCGGCGGTCGAACGCGACGCGCTCGCGATCTTCGAACTGCTCGGCGAGGCCGAGGCCGACGTCCACGGCGAGTCCATAGAGGAGATCCACTTCCACGAGGTCGGTGCCGACGACGCCATCGCCGACGTGGTCGGTGCCGCCCTGCTCGTCGACGACCTCGAGCCCGACCGGATCGTCACGACGCCGCTCGCGACGGGCGGCGGCAGCGTCTCGATGAGCCACGGCGAGTACCCCGTTCCGACGCCGGCCGTCGTCGGGATCGCCGAACGCGCGGACTGGTCGCTTCGCGGCGGTCCCGTCGACGCCGAACTGCTGACGCCCACCGGCGCGGCGATTCTGGGTCACTTCGCCGACGGCGTCGACGCACTTCCCTCGCTCGACCTCCACGGAGTGGGCTACGGCGCCGGCGGCTACGACCTCGATCCACACCCCAACGTCCTCCGGGTGCTGGTCGGCGACGGCGGCGGCCGCGGCGAACTCGTGAAGGACGATATCGCCGTCCTCGAGACGAACCTCGACGACGCGACCCCGGAGGTGCTCGGCGGCCTCCAGGAGACCCTTGCCAACGCGGGCGCGCGTGACGTGTCGATACTTCCGGCGACGATGAAGAAGTCCCGGCCCGGCCACCTCGTCAAGGTGATCTGCAAGCCCGCGGATCGGAAACGGGTGGCTCGGGCGCTGGCCGAGGAGACGGGCACGCTCGGCGTGCGGGACGCCGGGGCGACCCACCGCTGGATCGCGAATCGGGCGTTCGAGACGGTCGAACTCGAGATCGACGGTGAGCAGTACGTGGTCGCTGTGAAGGTCGCGAGCGACGCGGACGGCGAGGTCTACGACGTCAGTGCGGAGTACGACGACGCGCTCGGAGTGACTCGAGAGACGGGGCTGGCGGTTCGGGAGGTTCTCCGGCGGGCCGAGACGGTGGCCCGCGAATCGATCGAAATCGAGGCGAGCGGTGACGAGGGACGCAGCCGGGAGGAGTGAGACGGTCGCGAACGCGGTTCGGGACCGACGGCGCGGTCGCCCGTCGTCTCGCGACGTGGCCCTCGCGAATCCGCTCGACGATGGCGGCGATGTCCGGACCCGCGAGCGATACCGCGATCGGTGAGGATCACGCGGACATCCGGGACCTCTCGAGGGAGCGAACACATCGGGAGTCGAATTCGACTCGATATCTCGTCGTAAACCACTGGTAACGAGCTATTATGACGCCGTTCGTCGACGAAGCGAGAGAGTCGGTTTCGAAGAGATCCGTACGGAATTCGACGGTCCGGTCGATCAGACGTGTAAGATCGCTCGTTCGGTAACCGCCTGCTACCGGCCGCGAAGCGCGTGAATATCGACACTCATGAGAAGCTATATTTCAACTAGAAAATAAACACATATGCATTTTATAGTGTTCTAATTAGGAAATATATGACTAAAAGAAGATTTATAGCGACAGTCTCGAATCGAATTCAGTGTGGGAGACGAAAATATCACATTAACGGGGAACGTCTCGGATAGCGATATGAACGCGAGTATCGGACTCAAATTATTGCGAATGTCATCTTCTGGAATATAATATGAAGACGAACGTATATACGGCGCTCGGAGTCGCACTACTATTGATACTCTCGTCGGTAGGCGGCGCCGCAGTGTCGTCGACCACTGAAGGCGGTGTTTCGGCCGACTTCGTCGTATACGGTGGGGACATGACCGTGTCCGACGGAACCGTCGACGTCGGCGAGCGCGTCGGATTCATGGCCGACACGCACACGACGAACGCACGAATAACCGACCTCGAGTGGTCGTTCGACGACGGGACGACGAGTAACGGCTGGTGGACCGCTCACCGGTTCAGCGAACCCGGTACCTACAACGTCTCGTTGACCGCAACTGACAACACCGGCGCTACGGATACCGAAACGGTGACGATCACCGTACGCGGCGATCCGAACGAAACGAACGCGTCCGACGGGGACGTCGACGCGAGCGCCGAAACGGCGGCCGACTCCGAGTATCCCGCGTGGAACGAGAGCGACGTGTATCGCAGCGGTGACCGCGTCGTTTGGAACGGTGGTATCTGGGAAGCGCAGTGGTGGACCCAGGGCGACACGCCCGCCGATTCCCGCGTCTGGGAACACGTCGAGGATCTCGGCGGTGACGGAACTGGGGATCAGCAGGAAACTGACGGAACCGAAAGCGCCAACGAGACCGACGGAACTGAAAGCACCAACGAGACCACCGATACGGCGCCGAGCGACGGCGACGACGGCACCAGCGAACCCAACCAGTCCACCGGTGACACCGACACGGTCGAATCCGGAGACGACATGCGAGTCGTCGGGTACTACACGAGCTGGTCGATCTACGACCGCGACTACCAGCCGAGTGACGTGCCGCTCGACAAGGTCAC from Haloterrigena sp. KLK7 includes these protein-coding regions:
- the larC gene encoding nickel pincer cofactor biosynthesis protein LarC, which produces MQVLAFDGRMGASGDMILAALLDAGADPDVLEAVTDGLAVEYEIDETVKCGISSTTVDVFLTDDSATDPNGHDADEASHGQNADEADHGHDDDHAGRDHDGSDHHAHEHGDDGHDHAHEDERSDGDGVRAEGHGPHRSYREVRDIVAGMDLEPAVERDALAIFELLGEAEADVHGESIEEIHFHEVGADDAIADVVGAALLVDDLEPDRIVTTPLATGGGSVSMSHGEYPVPTPAVVGIAERADWSLRGGPVDAELLTPTGAAILGHFADGVDALPSLDLHGVGYGAGGYDLDPHPNVLRVLVGDGGGRGELVKDDIAVLETNLDDATPEVLGGLQETLANAGARDVSILPATMKKSRPGHLVKVICKPADRKRVARALAEETGTLGVRDAGATHRWIANRAFETVELEIDGEQYVVAVKVASDADGEVYDVSAEYDDALGVTRETGLAVREVLRRAETVARESIEIEASGDEGRSREE